One [Clostridium] saccharolyticum WM1 DNA segment encodes these proteins:
- a CDS encoding methyl-accepting chemotaxis protein produces MTNEKQKSIKNKVPFINSIQFKLILRSDGLVCIGLAIILLMLAVKISDKAFADFKENANNQLSIVENYINDFYNKLDENINMIATDPTIIKADDTITSYKKSKTKTDMTPSKNGGIEQEIFEVFNHYAKNHPETIYVYAATEGGGYVVWPESSINKEYDPTTREWYQDAIKANGKIIRTSPYIDTATNSLITSNAKTLTNSQGKVIGTIGIDVSQSVISEMLSKMKLGKTGFSMIVHNSGIIMADGNNATNNFKKLDETGINGIDKILTDKDLKIKIDNQEYVGLTRKVEGTDWILASFISEKELRESSKNVITSVVLIGICILIAVVLLMSLSIRDIIIPLKKLTVIVDDLSQGNLDTEINIKSKNEIGSLARSMEVLTTRLKTYIAYINEISQLLAQIGNGNLNLSFTQAYDGDFTKIKEALLQATDKLNNTLLECNSAADQVSNGSNQVSLGAQLLAEGTTEQASSTEELSATISEISQQIKRNAGNAQLANTEAISAGEEVKNSNGKMQEMIAAMNEINAKSAEISKIIKTIQDIAFQTNILALNAAVEAARAGEAGKGFAVVASEVRNLAQKSDEAAKNTTTLIEETIHAVENGANIADSTAQSMGNVVESFDKMIGLINEIAQASNEQALAVLQVTAGIDEISTVVQTNSASAEESAAASEELNSQAQLLKDYISQFKLKGLNF; encoded by the coding sequence ATGACAAATGAAAAACAAAAATCAATTAAGAACAAGGTACCTTTTATAAACAGTATTCAGTTTAAACTCATTCTAAGATCCGATGGTTTAGTTTGCATTGGTTTGGCGATTATCCTGTTGATGCTGGCGGTAAAAATCAGCGATAAAGCATTCGCAGACTTTAAAGAAAATGCAAATAATCAATTAAGCATTGTTGAAAACTATATTAATGATTTTTATAATAAGCTGGATGAGAATATTAATATGATTGCAACAGATCCGACAATTATTAAAGCAGATGATACAATAACCAGTTACAAGAAGTCTAAAACAAAAACTGATATGACACCTTCTAAGAACGGAGGCATTGAACAGGAAATTTTTGAAGTATTTAATCATTATGCGAAAAATCATCCGGAAACAATCTATGTTTATGCCGCTACGGAAGGCGGAGGATATGTTGTATGGCCGGAAAGCAGTATTAATAAAGAATATGATCCTACCACAAGAGAATGGTATCAGGATGCAATAAAAGCAAATGGCAAAATAATAAGAACTTCTCCATATATTGATACTGCAACGAATTCTTTAATTACCAGTAATGCGAAAACATTAACCAATAGTCAGGGAAAAGTGATTGGTACAATAGGAATAGACGTTTCACAATCCGTTATTAGTGAAATGTTAAGTAAAATGAAATTGGGTAAAACAGGATTTTCTATGATTGTACATAATTCCGGAATTATTATGGCAGATGGTAATAATGCAACTAATAACTTTAAAAAACTTGATGAAACAGGTATTAATGGAATTGATAAAATCCTAACTGATAAGGATTTGAAAATCAAGATTGATAATCAGGAATATGTAGGCTTGACGAGAAAAGTTGAAGGCACAGATTGGATATTGGCATCTTTTATTTCGGAAAAGGAATTAAGGGAAAGCTCTAAAAATGTTATAACATCAGTAGTTTTGATTGGAATTTGTATACTCATAGCAGTAGTTTTACTTATGAGCTTAAGCATAAGAGACATTATTATTCCATTAAAGAAGCTTACAGTTATTGTTGATGATCTCTCACAAGGAAACCTTGATACTGAAATTAACATTAAATCAAAGAACGAAATTGGAAGCTTGGCGCGGTCAATGGAAGTTTTGACTACAAGGCTAAAGACTTATATTGCATATATCAATGAAATATCCCAATTATTGGCTCAGATCGGCAATGGAAACTTAAATTTAAGTTTCACCCAAGCATATGATGGAGACTTCACGAAAATTAAGGAGGCACTGCTGCAGGCAACCGATAAGTTAAATAATACACTGTTAGAGTGTAATTCCGCAGCAGACCAGGTTTCTAATGGTTCGAATCAGGTATCCTTAGGGGCACAATTACTTGCAGAAGGAACAACGGAACAAGCGAGCAGCACGGAAGAGCTTTCTGCAACAATCAGTGAAATTTCACAGCAAATCAAGCGTAATGCTGGAAACGCACAACTTGCAAACACCGAAGCCATATCTGCAGGTGAGGAAGTTAAAAATAGCAATGGCAAGATGCAGGAAATGATCGCTGCAATGAATGAAATTAATGCAAAATCTGCTGAAATCAGTAAAATTATCAAGACAATCCAAGATATTGCATTCCAAACAAATATCCTGGCACTTAATGCCGCTGTTGAAGCTGCGCGTGCCGGTGAAGCAGGAAAGGGTTTTGCCGTTGTAGCCAGTGAAGTCAGAAACCTGGCACAAAAATCAGATGAAGCAGCAAAAAATACTACAACACTTATTGAAGAAACAATACACGCCGTGGAAAACGGCGCCAATATAGCTGACAGCACGGCACAATCAATGGGAAATGTTGTAGAAAGTTTCGATAAGATGATTGGTCTTATCAATGAAATAGCACAAGCTTCCAATGAGCAGGCATTAGCTGTATTACAAGTGACTGCAGGTATTGATGAAATCTCGACGGTTGTTCAAACAAACAGTGCAAGTGCGGAAGAAAGTGCTGCAGCAAGCGAAGAACTTAATAGTCAGGCACAATTATTGAAAGATTATATCAGCCAATTTAAGTTAAAAGGCCTTAATTTTTAA
- a CDS encoding aspartate aminotransferase family protein: MRSKQEYIEKAESELYKTYNRFPVVFDHGDGVRLYDTDGVEYLDFGAGIAVMGLGYNDPEFNEALKAQVDKLLHTSNLFYNVPAVEAGELILKASGMDKVFFTNSGTEAVEGALKIARRYAYNKDSSHDHEIIAMKHSFHGRSFGALSVTGNDHYQEPFKPLLPGIKFADFNDLDSVKELVNDKTCAIIMETVQGEGGIYPAGEEFLKGVRALCDDHDMLLILDEIQCGMGRTGEMFAWQKYGVKPDVMTVAKALGNGVPVGAFLAAGKAGAAMSPGDHGTTYGGNPFVTAAACKVLELFEKRKIVDHVKEMGEYLTKKLNFLADRYPVITGRRGTGLIQGLEFSVPVASIVNQALIEQKLVLISAGANVIRFVPPLVIEKEHVDEMVKKLEEILKHHS, encoded by the coding sequence ATGCGAAGTAAGCAGGAATACATTGAGAAAGCGGAGTCAGAGCTTTATAAGACCTATAACCGTTTTCCTGTTGTTTTTGACCATGGGGACGGTGTCCGCCTTTATGACACGGATGGAGTGGAGTATCTGGATTTTGGAGCCGGGATTGCAGTAATGGGTCTGGGTTATAATGACCCGGAATTTAATGAAGCATTAAAGGCACAGGTGGATAAGCTTCTTCATACCTCCAATTTATTTTATAATGTCCCGGCTGTGGAGGCGGGAGAGCTGATCTTAAAGGCCTCCGGCATGGATAAGGTGTTTTTTACCAACAGCGGGACCGAAGCGGTGGAAGGTGCTTTAAAGATAGCAAGAAGATATGCGTACAATAAGGATAGCAGCCATGACCACGAAATAATCGCCATGAAACACTCGTTCCACGGCAGAAGCTTTGGCGCTCTTTCCGTAACAGGCAATGACCATTACCAGGAACCGTTTAAGCCTTTGCTTCCGGGAATCAAATTTGCTGATTTTAATGATCTGGACAGTGTGAAGGAACTGGTGAATGATAAGACCTGCGCCATAATCATGGAAACGGTCCAGGGGGAAGGGGGCATCTACCCGGCCGGCGAGGAATTTTTAAAGGGCGTAAGAGCGCTTTGTGATGACCATGACATGCTGCTGATCCTGGATGAGATCCAGTGCGGAATGGGACGGACCGGTGAGATGTTTGCCTGGCAGAAATACGGCGTAAAGCCGGATGTGATGACCGTGGCAAAGGCTTTGGGAAACGGCGTTCCTGTGGGAGCGTTCCTGGCAGCAGGAAAGGCCGGGGCAGCCATGTCCCCAGGTGATCATGGGACCACCTACGGCGGAAATCCTTTTGTAACGGCTGCTGCATGTAAGGTGTTGGAACTGTTTGAAAAGCGGAAGATCGTAGACCATGTAAAAGAGATGGGAGAGTATCTTACAAAAAAACTTAATTTCCTGGCGGACCGGTATCCTGTCATAACCGGCCGGAGAGGCACAGGGCTGATCCAGGGCCTGGAGTTTTCTGTGCCGGTGGCCTCCATTGTGAACCAGGCACTGATCGAGCAAAAGCTGGTGCTCATCAGTGCCGGGGCTAATGTTATCCGCTTTGTTCCTCCGCTGGTCATTGAAAAAGAGCATGTGGATGAAATGGTAAAGAAGCTGGAAGAAATATTGAAACATCATTCTTAA
- the argB gene encoding acetylglutamate kinase, with protein MELDHSIMEKAEVLIEALPYIQRFNRKTIVVKYGGSAMVDEELKKQVIQDVVLLKLVGFKPIIVHGGGKEISRWVEKSGMEPHFVNGLRVTDEPTMEIAEMVLNRVNKSLVQMVNELGVKAVGISGKDGMMLKCRKRYSNGEDIGFVGDITEVDPQIIYDLLEKDFLPIICPVGFDGNYETYNINADDAACAIATAMEAEKLAFLTDVEGVYKDFQDKESLISEMSMEEAQEFMESGMLGGGMLPKLQNCIDAMKQGVSRVHIMDGRIPHCLLLEIFTNRGIGTAIISAGEERFYHAK; from the coding sequence ATGGAACTGGATCACAGCATAATGGAAAAAGCGGAGGTGCTGATTGAGGCCCTTCCTTACATACAGCGTTTCAACCGCAAAACCATTGTGGTAAAATACGGCGGAAGCGCCATGGTGGATGAGGAACTGAAAAAGCAGGTCATTCAGGATGTGGTGCTTTTAAAGCTGGTCGGCTTTAAGCCGATCATTGTCCATGGCGGAGGAAAGGAGATCAGCAGGTGGGTGGAAAAGTCGGGTATGGAGCCGCATTTTGTCAATGGCCTGCGGGTAACTGATGAACCTACCATGGAGATTGCAGAGATGGTGCTTAACCGGGTCAACAAAAGCCTGGTGCAGATGGTCAATGAGCTGGGGGTAAAAGCCGTGGGAATCAGCGGAAAGGATGGCATGATGCTGAAATGCCGGAAGCGATATTCAAACGGAGAAGACATTGGATTCGTGGGAGATATTACAGAGGTGGATCCCCAAATCATATATGATTTACTGGAAAAAGACTTTCTTCCCATTATCTGTCCTGTGGGCTTTGACGGGAATTATGAGACCTACAATATCAACGCCGATGACGCGGCCTGCGCCATTGCCACGGCCATGGAGGCAGAGAAGCTGGCTTTTTTGACAGATGTCGAGGGCGTTTATAAGGATTTTCAGGATAAGGAATCCCTTATTTCGGAAATGTCCATGGAAGAGGCCCAGGAATTTATGGAAAGCGGGATGCTGGGAGGAGGAATGCTCCCCAAGCTTCAGAACTGTATTGATGCCATGAAACAGGGAGTATCCAGGGTACATATCATGGATGGACGGATACCTCACTGCCTGCTTTTGGAAATATTCACGAACAGGGGAATCGGTACAGCTATTATAAGTGCAGGAGAGGAGCGGTTTTATCATGCGAAGTAA
- the argJ gene encoding bifunctional glutamate N-acetyltransferase/amino-acid acetyltransferase ArgJ, translated as MKHIDGGVTAAIGFKAASTAAGIKYKDRKDMAMIYSEVPCKAAGTFTTNVVKAAPVKWDKVVVENSSYAQAVVINAGIANACTGEEGLRYCMETAEAAADCLSISVSSVLVASTGVIGKQLPMDRIVAGVKAMAPALKGSQESGTAAAMAIMTTDTVKKEVAVQFEAGGKTVTIGGMCKGSGMIHPDMCTMLSFVTTDAAISKELLQEALREDIKDTYNMISVDGDTSTNDTVLLLANGMAGNEEIRTKNEDYKAFCKALNFINETLAKKMAGDGEGCTALFEVKIVGAETKEQAVTLSKSVITSSLTKAAIFGHDANWGRILCAMGYSGAMFDPEKVDLYFESAAGKLKIIENGVALPYSEEEATKILSEPEVTATADIKMGEAAATAWGCDLTFDYVKINADYRS; from the coding sequence ATGAAGCATATCGACGGAGGAGTTACGGCAGCAATAGGATTTAAGGCGGCTTCCACGGCGGCAGGAATCAAGTATAAGGACAGAAAAGATATGGCAATGATATACAGCGAAGTACCCTGTAAGGCAGCGGGAACTTTTACCACTAATGTTGTGAAAGCAGCGCCTGTTAAATGGGATAAGGTGGTTGTGGAAAATTCTTCTTACGCCCAGGCAGTGGTTATTAATGCGGGAATCGCCAATGCCTGCACAGGAGAAGAAGGTCTTCGTTACTGTATGGAAACCGCAGAAGCAGCGGCAGACTGCCTTTCCATTTCTGTCAGTTCCGTGCTGGTGGCATCTACCGGAGTGATCGGCAAACAGCTTCCCATGGACCGCATTGTGGCAGGAGTGAAAGCGATGGCACCGGCTCTTAAGGGCAGCCAGGAAAGCGGAACGGCTGCAGCCATGGCCATTATGACTACGGATACCGTAAAAAAGGAAGTTGCGGTTCAATTTGAAGCCGGAGGAAAGACCGTTACCATAGGCGGCATGTGCAAGGGGTCCGGTATGATCCATCCCGACATGTGCACCATGTTAAGCTTTGTCACTACGGATGCGGCTATTTCCAAAGAGCTTTTGCAGGAAGCCTTAAGAGAGGACATCAAGGATACTTACAACATGATTTCCGTAGATGGGGACACTTCCACCAATGACACGGTACTTCTTCTTGCAAACGGTATGGCAGGGAATGAAGAAATCCGGACGAAAAATGAGGATTATAAGGCATTCTGCAAGGCGCTTAATTTTATTAATGAAACCCTGGCAAAGAAAATGGCAGGTGATGGGGAAGGCTGTACCGCGCTGTTTGAGGTGAAGATCGTCGGGGCAGAAACAAAGGAGCAGGCGGTTACTCTTTCCAAATCCGTCATCACTTCCAGTCTGACCAAAGCTGCCATTTTCGGCCATGATGCCAACTGGGGAAGGATCCTTTGTGCCATGGGATATTCCGGGGCTATGTTTGATCCGGAAAAGGTGGATCTGTATTTTGAAAGTGCAGCAGGGAAGCTGAAAATCATTGAAAACGGTGTCGCCCTTCCCTACAGCGAAGAGGAAGCCACAAAGATTTTATCAGAGCCGGAAGTGACGGCAACTGCGGATATTAAGATGGGAGAGGCGGCTGCAACGGCCTGGGGCTGTGACCTGACCTTTGATTATGTGAAGATCAATGCGGATTACCGATCCTAG
- a CDS encoding ACT domain-containing protein, whose amino-acid sequence MKLKRICAEFSVCKLSRSADLAKLDMTSGFWFLGKTDQEVSLVCETPLVPCHTEEREDGFMAFRIEGILDFSLIGILSELSTILADHGIGIFAVSTFNTDYILVKKENYESALMHLEAAGYTVTGPKEED is encoded by the coding sequence ATGAAGTTAAAACGGATCTGTGCAGAATTCTCCGTATGCAAGTTATCCCGTTCGGCGGATTTGGCAAAGCTTGATATGACATCAGGATTCTGGTTTTTGGGTAAGACTGACCAGGAAGTGTCACTGGTATGTGAAACTCCGTTGGTCCCCTGTCATACAGAAGAAAGGGAGGACGGTTTTATGGCATTCCGCATAGAAGGAATCCTGGACTTTTCCCTGATTGGGATCTTATCTGAACTATCAACAATACTGGCAGATCACGGCATCGGAATCTTTGCAGTATCCACATTCAATACGGATTATATTCTTGTGAAAAAAGAAAATTATGAAAGTGCTTTGATGCATCTGGAGGCCGCAGGTTATACGGTCACCGGACCTAAGGAGGAAGATTGA
- a CDS encoding GNAT family N-acetyltransferase, producing MTIRTMKLEDYDQVYELWSGIKGFGIRALDDSKEGVERFMKRNPGTSVVAEADGRIIGCILCGHDGRRGCMYHVCVSEEYRQNGVGKRMALEALERLKLEGISKVNLIAFRTNALGNEFWKKSGWTFREDINYYEFTLNGDNMVNFIE from the coding sequence ATGACCATACGCACTATGAAATTGGAGGATTATGACCAGGTATATGAACTCTGGTCAGGAATTAAAGGCTTTGGGATCCGCGCCTTAGACGATTCTAAGGAAGGTGTGGAACGGTTTATGAAAAGAAACCCCGGCACCAGCGTGGTTGCAGAAGCGGATGGAAGGATCATTGGATGTATCCTCTGCGGCCACGACGGCCGGCGGGGCTGCATGTATCACGTTTGTGTGTCAGAGGAATACCGGCAGAACGGGGTTGGAAAAAGGATGGCCCTGGAAGCCTTGGAAAGGCTGAAGCTTGAGGGGATCAGCAAGGTAAATTTAATTGCTTTTCGGACCAATGCTTTAGGCAATGAATTCTGGAAAAAGAGTGGGTGGACCTTCCGGGAAGACATCAATTATTACGAATTCACCTTAAATGGGGACAATATGGTAAACTTTATTGAATAA